One Phaseolus vulgaris cultivar G19833 chromosome 2, P. vulgaris v2.0, whole genome shotgun sequence DNA window includes the following coding sequences:
- the LOC137811087 gene encoding uncharacterized protein — MGSLGRRSMSTVAKAVAEITGTGNTKIRKSSSELCTFLGIPHHSRSEIALILSKFIKLYNFRSPGIKKDKIWEQNLQSLLRGRNSVGFPEIAKILSSEFSQGTINVKDSNMDSSIDSTKGKGSQKKGKSSKK; from the exons ATGGGGTCGTTGGGTCGAAGGAGCATGTCCACGGTGGCGAAAGCGGTGGCAGAAATCACAGGCACCGGCAACACCAAGATCCGCAAATCTTCCAGTGAACTCTGCACCTTCCTTGGCATCCCTCATCACTCTCGTTCCGAAATTGCCCTCATTCTCTCCAAGTTTATCAAACTCTACAATTTCAGG AGTCCTGGTATTAAGAAGGACAAGATTTGGGAGCAGAATTTGCAATCGCTGTTGCGTGGAAGAAACAGTGTTGGTTTTCCTGAGATTGCTAAGATCTTGTCCTCGGAATTCAGCCAGGGTACCATTAATGTGAAGGACAGTAACATGGATTCTTCAATTGATAGCACAAAGGGGAAAGGTTCTCAAAAGAAAGGAAAGTCTTCTAAGAAGTAG
- the LOC137811085 gene encoding uncharacterized zinc finger CCHC domain-containing protein At4g19190 has protein sequence MEGEEGGGIRLSKRIANGEVDYKTKSGTAWSHSYLNQKPWHPLSYPNQRRKWIAEQTHANRQRRTEEVSREFAQEQEFFRQTNLISKKEKEKVELMQAVSFMYVRPPGYNAESAKAAEMNDEKKQEDMNKGPQHDDARDGPSSSIPQSTDLNEAKKKPRPKDVFGRPLPTEEEFEVLKNAPRLETGVPARVKPFAVEVRNVKCLRCGNYGHQSGDRECPLKDIIMPSEESRLKRDDPLNAILAHTDPTEPLKWELKQRPGISPPRGGFKPDDPNQQIVAEDIFDEYGGFLGMDSIPELLTNFSKKPKKSKRSKHKRQQQINSDSEASSEDGERRRKKKKVKVNKKMQGHARSSSSETSVSEGHRRSRYKSLHSSEDSDSYRNCQSKSKHERSFLSKGSDRPRHSRSKHGRRKHPYSSEDSDNQRDDQSRKNVQKHERKDTKKSKDDRRRHPYSSEDSDSQRADRSRKNVPKHERKDTKRRRSYSDEDSGPACDHADNMSRDVISYSSDSNQQRQSKFKRSSHKHSSTTYSDSQKHHNFFGFDRYQGNQNSGAVHSYSPEDSNVDRDDQNRRIKQRYTPKCSKHPENDMDKQNGKKQYSLKDSSADGYHRSKTGRYERSYSSDYADHREKHHESRRRNSKR, from the exons ATGGAGGGGGAAGAAGGAGGAGGCATAAGGTTGAGCAAGCGAATCGCGAACGGAGAAGTTGACTACAAGACCAAATCCGGCACTGCCTGGAGCCACTCCTATCTCAACCAGAAGCCATGGCATCCTCTCTCTTATCCCAACCAACGCCGCAAGTGGATCGCCGAACAAACCCACGCCAATCGCCAACGCCGCACCGAAGAGGTTTCTCGCGAG TTCGCGCAGGAGCAGGAGTTCTTTCGCCAAACTAATCTTATCTCCaagaaggagaaggaaaag GTGGAGCTCATGCAAGCTGTTAGTTTCATGTACGTTCGTCCTCCGGGTTACAACGCCGAAAGCGCCAAAGCTGCGGAAATGAATGATGAGAAGAAACAAGAGGACATGAACAAGGGACCTCAACACGATGATGCTCGTGATGGACCTTCCTCTTCCAT ACCACAGAGTACGGATTTGAATGAAGCGAAGAAAAAACCGAGGCCCAAGGATGTTTTTGGGCGGCCTCTTCCGACAGAAGAAGAATTTGAAGTTCTTAAAAATGCACCAAG ACTGGAAACAGGAGTTCCTGCCAGGGTGAAACCTTTTGCAGTTGAAGTACGCAATGTAAAATGTTTAAGATGTGGGAACTACGGTCACCAAAGTGGCGATCGTGAATGTCCCTTGAAGGATATTATAATGCCTAGTGAGGAAAGCAGATTGAAAAGAGACGATCCCTTGAATGCCATCCTTGCTCACACAGATCCTACTGAG CCCCTAAAATGGGAGCTCAAGCAGAGGCCGGGAATCAGTCCTCCTCGTGGAGGTTTCAAACCAGATGATCCCAACCAGCAGATAGTTGCCGAGGACATATTTGATGAGTATGGAG GTTTTCTTGGTATGGATAGTATACCTGAGTTATTAACCAACTTTTCTAAGAAACCAAAGAAGTCCAAAAGGAGCAAGCACAAAAGGCAGCAACAAATAAATTCAGATAGTGAAGCATCATCTGAGGATGGAGAGAGGAGGCGtaagaaaaaaaaggttaaGGTAAACAAAAAGATGCAAGGTCATGCAAGGTCTAGTTCATCCGAAACTTCAGTCTCTGAAGGTCACAGAAGGAGCAGATACAAGAGTCTGCATTCGTCCGAAGATTCTGACAGTTACAGGAATTGTCAAAGTAAGTCTAAACATGAGCGTTCCTTTTTGTCTAAAGGTTCTGACCGTCCTAGACACAGTAGGAGTAAACATGGCAGAAGAAAGCATCCTTATTCATCTGAAGATTCCGACAATCAGAGGGATGATCAAAGTAGAAAGAATGTACAAAAGCATGAGAGGAAAGATACCAAAAAAAGTAAAGATGACAGAAGAAGGCATCCTTATTCATCTGAAGATTCTGACAGTCAGAGGGCTGATCGAAGTAGAAAGAATGTACCAAAGCATGAGAGGAAAGATACCAAAAGAAGACGTTCATATTCGGATGAGGATTCTGGTCCTGCATGTGATCATGCTGATAACATGAGCAGGGATGTGATTTCTTATTCATCTGATTCTAATCAACAAAGACAATCCAAGTTTAAAAGGAGCAGCCATAAGCACTCATCAACCACCTATTCTGATTCGCAAAAACATCAcaatttttttggttttgatCGCTACCAAGGAAATCAGAACAGCGGAGCTGTACATTCTTATTCACCTGAAGATTCTAATGTGGACAGAGACGATCAAAATAGAAGAATCAAACAAAGGTATACTCCTAAGTGTTCTAAACATCCCGAGAATGATATGGATAAACAGAATGGAAAAAAGCAGTATTCTTTGAAGGATTCTAGTGCCGATGGATATCATAGAAGTAAAACAGGTAGATATGAGCGTTCTTATTCATCCGATTATGCTGATCATCGTGAGAAACATCACGAGTCAAGAAGGAGGAACTCCAAGCGATGA
- the LOC137811086 gene encoding upstream activation factor subunit UAF30-like yields the protein MGLTRVFGATAGRAFMAAAAKSAAKVKAPPSDGAGTKSAVKKTTMVRANTGIQKAVPVSSELGNFVGASEVSRTVAVKKVWEYIKQQNLQNPSNKKEVFCDAKLKTIFGGKDKVGFTEIASLLSNHFVKSG from the exons ATGGGACTAACTAGGGTTTTCGGTGCGACCGCCGGCAGGGCCTTCATGGCGGCGGCGGCGAAGAGCGCGGCCAAGGTAAAAGCTCCTCCATCCGACGGAGCTGGCACAAAATCCGCGGTGAAGAAAACGACTATGGTCAGAGCCAACACCGGCATTCAGAAGGCGGTTCCGGTCTCTTCCGAGCTGGGAAACTTCGTCGGCGCTTCTGAAGTGTCGCGAACTGTCGCGGTTAAGAAAGTGTGGGAGTACATCAAGCAGCAGAATCTTCAG AATCCTTCAAATAAGAAGGAGGTCTTTTGTGATGCAAAGCTGAAGACCATTTTTGGTGGGAAGGATAAGGTTGGGTTCACAGAGATTGCTTCATTGCTGTCTAATCATTTTGTGAAATCAGGCTGA
- the LOC137811088 gene encoding F-box protein SKIP31: MTFSEDEDETLAQFLESEVLSEVSDKEEETGEERKTKRKRVEEDESTKEKPSSDSSPAQKNIVVNNSVVLRRIETGCFSKIPPELFHHILKFLSSEDLVSCSLVCRFLNCAASDEALWRRLYCMRWGLLPPTRKLRECPWKKLYIQRDGEDMIELVRNCQNEFKEYYIQMQAAKRSQAPLPSQLKDDRIILDKTLADQVESWKSSRGLSNTVVTDHTCTGETCSYYQIGDVFICEKTGQVHVCDDTCREVIMDPTNELLVCTISGHCFDRLLSPSEMEPDTEQLQGAATDEAEPFMGSGRFARAYLLGYNCADEKELEATLRFC, translated from the exons ATGACTTTCTCCGAGGACGAGGACGAGACTCTGGCACAATTTCTGGAATCAGAGGTTCTCTCGGAGGTCTCTGACAAG GAAGAGGAAACTGGGGAGGAACGAAAGACAAAGAGAAAGCGGGTAGAGGAGGATGAGAGTACTAAAGAAAAACCAAGTTCTGATTCATCACCTGCACAGAAGAACATTGTTGTCAATAATTCGGTGGTGCTGAGAAGGATTGAGACTGGTTGTTTCAGCAAAATTCCACCCGAGCTTTTCCATCATATCCTTAAATTTCTGTCTTCTGAG GACCTTGTTTCTTGTTCCTTAGTCTGTCGATTTCTAAACTGTGCTGCATCGGATGAGGCATTGTGGCGTCGTCT GTACTGTATGCGATGGGGCCTTCTTCCCCCTACACGGAAGTTAAGGGAATGTCCATGGAAAAAGTTATATATTCAG CGTGATGGAGAGGACATGATTGAACTTGTTAGGAACTGCCAAAATGAGTTTAAGGAGTACTACATTCAAATGCAAGCAGCTAAGCGAAGTCAAGCTCCTCTTCCTTCACAG ttgaaggaCGATAGGATAATTCTTGACAAAACATTAGCTGATCAAGTGGAATCATGGAAAAGCAGCAGGGGCCTAAGTAATACAGTGGTGACTGATCATACTTGTACTGGGGAAACATGCTCTTACTACCAAATTGGAGATGTATTTATTTGTGAGAAGACTGGACAAGTTCATG tTTGTGATGATACATGTAGAGAAGTAATTATGGATCCCACAAACGAGCTTTTGGTATGTACAATATCAGGGCACTGTTTTGATAGATTATTGTCACCTTCCGAAATGGAGCCTGATACT GAGCAGCTGCAAGGTGCTGCGACTGATGAGGCAGAACCGTTTATGGGATCTGGCCGTTTTG CACGAGCTTATTTGCTGGGGTACAATTGTGCTGATGAAAAGGAGCTTGAAGCTACTTTGAGGTTTTGCTGA